Within the Flavobacterium sp. N502536 genome, the region GATGCATTTGACAAAGTCGAAAACCATTTTACACAGGAAAAGAAAAACAGTAGATGGACCATTTGGATAAGGTTTTTAAGAAGAATTTTTAAGCCCAAAAAGAGATAAATTCCTGAAAATTCTATCCCATTCTCAGAAGAGTTCCTGATGAAAAGCAGTATGTTTTTTTTGGAATTTTTATAAATTAAAGGCAAAATCATTCTTTATTTCTTCCATAACAAAAGAACTCTGCACATTTGAAATCCCTTTGATTACCGATAACTTATCGATCACAAACTTTTGATATTCGTTCATGTCGTTAACAGCTACTTTTAGCAAAAAATCATAATTCCCAGACACGTGAAAACAACCCATTATTTCGGGTAATGCCAGAATGTGCTGTTTAAAATCATCTATCAATTCGCGTGAGTGCACCGCCAAAGTAACCTGACAATACACACTGATTGATTTTCCAATTTTGGTAGCATCCAGCAAAGCAACATAATTTTTGATGTACTGCTTTTGTTCCAGTTTCTTGATTCTCTCAAAGGTAGGAGAAACAGATAATCCTATT harbors:
- a CDS encoding Lrp/AsnC family transcriptional regulator, whose protein sequence is MDAIDKKILMLLQQDSKQNTKEIAEKIGLSVSPTFERIKKLEQKQYIKNYVALLDATKIGKSISVYCQVTLAVHSRELIDDFKQHILALPEIMGCFHVSGNYDFLLKVAVNDMNEYQKFVIDKLSVIKGISNVQSSFVMEEIKNDFAFNL